From Cecembia calidifontis, one genomic window encodes:
- a CDS encoding M24 family metallopeptidase — protein sequence MGTSEAVKSDGIFYFSENHTAMKLKRRSFVKWVSLSPALAMPAFACSRPEKQDSKSTSKPVQPLNLSIEPISRDERLARLAKAQQLMQEQKIDALFLEPGTSMKYFLDFDFFLSERMVAAVIPAKGDIAYICPRFEQDKVEELVKFGNKVLTWNEHQSPYALTAKLLRDLGTPNQKVAIEERCRFFLYDGIKNETSRINFVNGDGVTAGCRMYKSPAEIALMQAANTATLEAYKILFNSLEEGMTQYDFRDIASEAHSKLGFRGSIGANFGEWSAFPHGSSKIQKLKPGDIVLADGGCTVEGYQSDISRTIVFGDYNDRQKEVWEVVKEAQSAAFELAKQAGATCEQMDAAARSVIDKAGFGPDYKYFSHRLGHGIGMDGHEWTNLVRGNSTPLQAGMCFSNEPGIYIVGEFGVRLEDCFYMTENGPQYFTQPSPAIDKPFA from the coding sequence ATGGGTACTTCTGAGGCAGTAAAGTCTGATGGAATTTTTTATTTTTCTGAAAATCATACCGCCATGAAACTCAAAAGAAGATCCTTTGTCAAGTGGGTATCTCTTTCCCCTGCCCTCGCCATGCCTGCCTTTGCTTGCTCCAGGCCCGAAAAACAAGATAGTAAAAGTACATCGAAACCGGTCCAGCCTTTGAACCTTTCCATAGAGCCTATCAGTAGGGATGAGCGCTTGGCCCGGCTTGCCAAGGCACAGCAGCTGATGCAGGAACAAAAAATTGATGCACTTTTTCTGGAACCCGGCACCAGCATGAAGTATTTTCTGGACTTTGATTTTTTTCTTTCCGAAAGGATGGTCGCAGCAGTTATTCCTGCCAAGGGGGATATTGCCTACATCTGCCCAAGATTTGAACAGGATAAGGTGGAGGAATTGGTGAAATTCGGCAATAAGGTGCTGACCTGGAATGAACATCAAAGTCCTTATGCGCTTACGGCTAAGTTGCTCAGGGACCTTGGAACCCCCAATCAAAAGGTGGCGATTGAAGAGCGTTGCCGGTTCTTTCTTTATGATGGGATCAAAAATGAAACTTCCAGGATCAATTTTGTCAATGGAGACGGAGTGACTGCTGGTTGCAGGATGTATAAATCTCCTGCAGAAATCGCACTGATGCAGGCAGCCAATACGGCTACCCTGGAAGCCTATAAAATTTTGTTTAATTCCTTAGAGGAGGGTATGACCCAATATGACTTTCGGGACATTGCTTCAGAAGCACACAGTAAATTAGGGTTTAGAGGTTCAATTGGGGCCAATTTTGGTGAATGGTCGGCTTTTCCGCATGGAAGCAGCAAAATACAAAAATTAAAGCCCGGGGATATAGTGTTGGCAGATGGGGGATGTACAGTGGAAGGCTACCAATCGGATATCAGCAGGACCATTGTTTTTGGGGACTATAATGACAGGCAGAAAGAAGTTTGGGAGGTGGTGAAAGAGGCGCAGTCAGCCGCATTTGAATTGGCCAAGCAAGCGGGTGCTACCTGTGAGCAAATGGATGCAGCGGCAAGGTCGGTGATTGACAAAGCGGGATTTGGTCCGGATTACAAATATTTTTCCCACCGACTCGGTCATGGTATTGGCATGGACGGTCACGAATGGACCAATTTGGTAAGGGGCAACAGCACACCATTACAGGCAGGGATGTGTTTCAGCAATGAGCCCGGGATTTATATCGTGGGTGAGTTTGGTGTTCGTCTGGAAGATTGTTTCTACATGACAGAAAATGGACCACAGTACTTTACCCAACCAAGTCCGGCGATCGACAAACCATTTGCATAG